A stretch of DNA from Glycine max cultivar Williams 82 chromosome 18, Glycine_max_v4.0, whole genome shotgun sequence:
AGGTTCCCGTTCTGTGTTTAGACACAGCAATGAGTGTGTAGCTCAGCTGTTGAGAAGTTGTTTCACCTCATTCCTTGGAACATTGTGTGTTTCAACCTCAAAACTGACTGCTGAGTGTAATGTGAATGGCCTGTTGGGTAGCACCATTACTGCCCCTGGTCCCTATCCTTTTGTCGCTCCTGGATTCCTTTTTCTTCGATCTTGTCGAAATATACACAATGTGCAGTATGTAAACGATATAATTGTGGGTCTTGTGACAGAGTACTCTAATGAATTAGCCGGTAGACGGACGGGTGCCAGCTCTCGCCACATAAAATCCAATGAAGTATCACTATCCCTTTCCGCTCAAAGTGCAAAAGAGGTGGCTACACTTGGTGCAAGTCTTCTATGTGCAGCAGGTGGGATACTACTGGTCCAGGAATTGTATAAGGAAACTATTCCTACCTGGCTGCTGTCGTCAAGGGATGTGAAGCAAAACAATGATAGTGTTGGGTCATATATACTTGAGGGTTATGCTATGGCATATCTGTTGATATTGTCTGGGTCAATCATATGGGGTGTCGGGACCAAGTTACCATCAGGGACATTCAATAGAAGGAAACGTACCATTGAGGTCCATTTGGACTTCTTGGCAGAAGTCATGGAGAAAAAAATCTCACTCAGTTGCAATCCAATTACATGGAAAACCTATGTCTGCTGTTTGGTGGGATTGATGGTTAGTCTTGCACCAGCATGGGTTCAAGAAGTGAAGGTGGATACTTTGAGGAAATTGGCGCGCGGATTAAGCAGATGGAATGAACATGAACTGGCACTCTCTCTGCTACATAGAGGGGGCACAGCAGCTATGGGAGCTCTTGCTGAACTTGTCAATGTGATTGAGTCTGAACATATGCTGCCGTGCTCATAATCGAATTTATGAAGACTAAATAATGTAATGACAAAAATTGCTTCAGAGAAAATAGCAAGTCTACTCGTCTATTCTACAAGTGAGGTGGGAATATTGCTATTTTGAGTATTTTCTCCCAATCCCGTTAGTATGGACTTGTGGAGTCGAAATGGTAGTATGCTCCTCCACAACTCTAGTCTTTGatgaaattcttttaagaaaaaaaaaatattattgctcatgaaaaatttatattgctgttttttgtcttatatttatatgtaaatGAGTCTTTCATCAGTTCATTTATTAATCAAATAGCACCAATTGTCATTAAGTTGACATAACATGTCAATtgtagaaaatttaaaatttaaattattgttcaaAATTGAGATTGACTTTGATGTGTATAAATCATTTACGTTGATTTGTaggattgattaatttttattttttaaaaaagtattttaaaagaaaccttgtatatataaaaattatgctaaaatataattttggttttttttttccattagcAAATTTGGTCCCCTATTCTCAAATTGAGACATTTAGTTCcccttctttaaaaaattagtgaTTTTGATCCCTCCATCCAAATCATTATCTAGACGGTCAAATAACACATAATGAATGTTGAccgttataaaatttattttttaatgaactaaaatttattttaattgaaaattaaaaataaaaaattgtgatcCTTTGCTCCTATGGCCATCGTGCAACTCCAATCCCTAACCCTCATCCGTTTTTTCACACTACCTTCTGTCACCTCCTCTCTGCAGATTCAAACCTGTAGTTATACTAGTTTTTCGAGTTTTATCGAAAtgtactttaattaaaaattaaaaaaatgttattttctaagtttctttcatcaaattaaatgtTCAACATTATAATGACTAATGTAATCAAAATTTCAGTTTGCATACTGACTTGGTGTTCCAAGCACTTGACTTCTTCTGCAAAAGCTGGATTATTTCTTTGTAATGTGAGGCCAATTGAGTGGCTGACATTTTAGCTAATATCGGGGTGTTTGTGCTATACCTTCGGATGCCTTTCAGTCCTTGATGTTTATGGACTCCCAAGGGTGATCCCtttctgttttgttttcaaCTTCGCACTAATCAAAAGAATCATTCTAACATCTATATAAGAACATTGCACACAAAAAAACACAGAGCATAAACAAAGCCACaaccaaaaaaatcatagaACTCACATAGAACGTACATAACAAATTAACCCTAAAATCAAAACCTAACCTTCAAGGATAGTATCCCGTACCCATCTGCTCCCTAACGTGTCCTCGTGATGGAAAGAAAATCCTAGTGGATTACCCATCTGCTTCGAACCTGAAGAGGTCTTCTATGTTGGTTCTTGGTCatttgtttctcaagtcttaAAAGTAGGTTTGTGATCAGATTTCATCCAGCTCATATGCGAATAACAATCACCTCTTAGAACCTCATACGCCACCTAATATTAATCATCAGACACCTACCCAACCTAACTATTATCTTGCCATTTTTTCAAGTAGCAAGGTCCCTAAGAAATTCCATGTCAATCAACCTACCTTCTTCCATGACCTTCTCGAAGGTGTCCATATCTCTATGAAATTGAGATtgaaagtaaccaattctctcACAGCAACCTAAGGTGTAGTTAAATCAGCAATCAAAGCCCAAGACTTAGCCACAAAATTTGTTACATTTATAATATCATCCCAAAGTGCCTATCTTCCAGTAACTTGAGGGGCTCGATACACAATTGTCAACAACCAAGGAGATGTGTTCCGCCATTTAACTCTCATATGAATGAATTGGGGGAAGCTATTGAGAACAACAACCTTCCAATCACCAAAATTCCATTAGCATCATAATCATCTTGAAGAAagttatcaaactcgagagtttataCAGACTCGTGAGAGTTCCATAGACTCGACCCGTGAACTCAACTCGTAGAGTCGTAAAagtttatttcatataaaaataataataaaatatctataaataacaaactaattaaacattttgttAGGAGTAGAGGGGATAGTGTGTCTTAGTTCGAGACAAGGCTCCTCCTAAAAGAGAAATGGAATTCTGGAAATAAGCTTTTGCATGGTTTATTCACTATGCATGCAATGGAATTCTGGAAATAAGCTTTTGCATGGTTTATTCACTATGCATGCAGCCTTTTATATACTGCAGTTTTCTTTACATGCGTAACCAACCTAACTAACAGGATTAACAGACTCTAACAACCTGCAACTGAATTAACTAACTCCACGTAATTATCTACAACTGATATGCACAAGGGTTATTATACTTGGCTGCAACGTTTTCTTCTTCCTAACACATTTCAAGTAAAGCAAAACAGTAAATCATAAAGTTCAgactatttaaataatcaagtttagtaataatacatcactaCTAGACAATAACTTGTAGAGGTGATAGTAGTAGTAGATCATTCTCATCGaggatttgatgttattagagaacaagagtttgatattattaaaggtgagaattttgtatttgaggaTAACACGctaaatgaaggtatgttgaatgcTAAATAGACATTGAGaatgacttacattttgatCTAATCtttttaacttgctaactcATTGACTCGGTGATAAACTCGAGAGTCTATCGAGTTTACTTAAAGTTTATAGAATTTATCAAAAGTCtagtaaaaaaagagtttactcaagagtCAACTCGTAGAGTACAAGTGGACTTATAAACTCATAAGAATTAACGAGTTAACTTAAGAGTTTGATAACTATGATCTTGAGTGACCACAAACACTCTGAAGAAAAGAGCCTTTCAACCACAAGCATCCCACCACATGGAAAAAACCGAAAGAACACTGTCATCATAGTACTCCATATCAAGGTTAGGAAAACGAATCCAAAAAGTTGTATCAATATAACgttataggaaataaaatatgttacatGTGGTTGAATTGcaagataattataaaaaatcatcctTAGGAAAATCAATTTTTACCATGAAGAAATCATTCCCCACATCTACTACGTCAATACCTCCCAATGGTCTCCCTATAGTCTTTGACGGACCCTTTATAGTAAGAAATCCTATAAACTTTCCCAAGAGCTTcacaataaaaacatttttccaCGAAAGCTATAACTACTATTGAATATTCTCATCAATATAACAATGAGGCTTTAGCCTATTCCATCTTTGAACTTAATCTTGAAAAGATTGCTTCCAATAAGGTCAACACgatattttttatgcaaagGAGACTTTTGTATGAGAGGACCCCTTCCCTTCCATTCGGTGGTTTTGCAATGGGAGATGCAACAAGGCTAAACTATTCTCTCCCTAAAGACACaacattcttttttctctttcaatgaAATCTGAGttgaataaaactcaacaataaaaaaagaaaaaagaaatagtaaaGAGGTAAATAAGATTAGATGATGGTATTTGTCCATATAATATTAGATTACttttgcattttatttatttggaaaaaatatattaaaatgtttgttttttattatataaaaacatataataaaaaaattgttagataaatattatcattaacatTGAACATTGAACATTGAACAAGATCAAGCTAGGGTAGAAAAAAATCTActctatatttcattttatcttttaattcttaagaaactgattttgataaattatttttaattgagattaacatataaaaactattaattaatttttttattataacagttatataattttttatttttgtttagatcacatatatcttaaaaaaaattagttaccaTAGTTGTATATTTGGGATTTGAATTTGAGATTTATAATTATGAGAAAATAGCTCTCACACCAATCGATTCCTcgttgatttctttattttgaatttttttaatagtttttttttaagatatggTGCTAtaaattgttttgtttaataTCTCCTATATATGTACGTTACTTTGGActttttgatataaaaatttaatagttttacatttaatttaattgagagAATTCAATGTATTAAAGACTTTCTGTTTCTGAATACATtggtatatttttattcatatgtATTAATTACAGCTACGatatacaatttattattatttatgctACAAAGCTATGATATGAATCCTACAGTAAAGAAGATGTTCATGTAAAGCGGTGACTGTGAGAATGGAAGGAAGGAGGCGTGGAGGTTATAGTGGTCGACGCATAGTTGCAAGCAgaagagggagtggcaaaagcaatgccaacaacaacaacaacaacaacaacaaaaacaacaacaacatcaatgtCATCAAGAAGCTTCAGAGCCGCGAAATTTGGTCGAAGCCTCATCGAGCTTTTGCTTCTGTCACTGCTTCTCACAGATTCCGCTCTATGTGCTTGACGCACCAATACGACACTCATGATCCCTCCAAGACTCCCTCTTCCCTTTGGCCCTTCTTGATGAAGAGAACTAAGGTTGTCGAAATTGTGGCTGCAAAAAACGTGGTCTTTGCTCTTTACCATTCTGGTTTGTGTGCAGCTTTTAGTAGAGGTGAGGTTGCTCTCAAGAACTATGattcttgattatttttttttatgtgtgaaTTGTCATTTCCCATTACCTGTTTATTAATcgttgtcaaaaaaaaaaaatcgaaatttTTGATTCTATCGTGTGGTAGTTGTTCTTTCCCTTTATCCATTTGTTAATCATGAGCACCTTTGTGTAAAAACCTAAACTGTTGATTGTTTCATCTATGAATTGCCATTGCCCATATTTGTTGATCGTTGTCATATTTGTGTAAAAACctcatcttttgattctttcaagTATGAATTGGCATTGCCCATTTACCCATATGTTAATCATGGGCACATTTGTGTAAGAACCTCAACTTTTGATTCTTTCATGTATGAATTGCCATTTCCCATTACCCATTTGTTAATCATTGTCATATTTGTGTAAAAATCACAACTTTTGATTCTTTCATGTATGAATTTCCATTGCCCACTACCCATTTATTAATCTTTGTCTAAAAACTTAACTTTTGACTCTTTCATGTATGAATTGTTATTGCTCACTACccattttttaatcattgcCACATTTGTATAAAAACAACTTTTGGTTCTTTCATGTATGAATTTCCATTGCTGATTACCCATTTATTAGTCATTTTCATGTCTGTGTAAAAACCTCAACTTTTGATGTTTTTCATATATGAACTGCCATTGTCCATTTGTTAACCATTGGCACATTTGTATAAAAACCctaacttcttattttttttcacgtCTGACTTGCGTTGCCTATTACCCATTTGTTAACCATTGACATATTTGTATAATAACaatgactttttattttttgtttttaatgtacGGATTTCTTTTGTCGCTTACCCATTTATTAGTTAGTCATTTGTACACaaaccatgttttttttttgtatgaattGCCTTTTCTGCTTTCCGTTAGTTGgtcattatcatattttttagaaaCCATGAAATTGGGTTTTGTGTGTGAATTCCAAGCAGAAACTGATGAGAGGATTTGCTTTTTGAATGTTTGCCCTGATGAAATCATTCGGAGCCTCTTCTACAATAAGAACAACGACTCGCTCATTACAGTATCTGTTTATGCTTCTGAGAACTTCAGCTCTTTGAAATGCAGGTCCACAAAGATTGAGTGCGTGCATTCTGTGTCTGTCCATCCAAATCCTCCTCTTTGatgtttaaaacttattttgctTACATGATCTTTCATTTATGTTCTTAGATACCTACGAAGGGGGAAGCCGGATGCTGGGTTTCCTCTTTTCCAATCTGAATCTTTGAAATGGCCTGGATTTGTTGAGTTTGATGATGTCAATGGAAAGGTCCTAACTTATTCTGCACAAGATTGGTACCTTCCTCATTTTCTTGTCTTTCTGTTCCACTTCTACTGTTATGTAAGTGTTTGCTCTGCTGGTTGGTTATTCTATCCAACTCACTTTCTTCCAATGGTGTCAGTATTTACAAGGTCTTTGATCTTAAGAACTACACCATGCTATACTCGATTTTAGATAGGAATGTTCAAGAAATCAAGATCAGGTACTTTCTATTTTGTCGGTTTGATTTTCTGCTTTGTAGTTCCTGTTTCTGCAAAAACtctatttactaaataaattcTGTTATGTCATGGGCATGATCGTCTTGTGTGTAATTCGATCTTATTCATTTTTACTCTTTGCAATATAGTTACCATTATATTGTCACTTGTAAAATAATATTCGTGTCCTTCATTTTTGATTGACGGTTGGGGTggtcataattttaaaataagattttacagATTCAATTCACTTGTTCAAATGCTTGGGTCATTTTGGATTCTGGTCTTTTTTTACTAAGCTCTTCCTTTAGATATATTTTGCATCACACCACCCAAACATGTTTATTACATGAAAGATGAAATCCTAGGCACTGGATAAATTGGTTATGGATGTGAGAGAAAGGTTTCTTTGTTCAATGATTTCAAGGTTTTGTTGAAAGGGAAAATCAGTTGGAGGCAAACGACTAAGGGGAAATGCACTAACTATTTAAGATCTTTGGTTGTCTTTGGTTGAATTTCTTGATTCCCTCACCAATCAGaggagataaaattatttgaagcACCTGAATTCACCAGCACAATCACCTTTTCGTTCATCTTTCCCATTCAACCTTCATGGATTCTTTGATGTCATCCCTGCAATACTTCTTCAATTGCATGGAAGCTCTGCTCACGAAATTCTTCACTTAACCTTTGCTCCCCTAATTTTTTCCTTTGTCCTTTCCAAAGATTAAGGCGTGTAATCCTTCGGTATAGTCTGGAAAGGGATTTGGTGACAATCTTGGGTTTCCTTTACTTTTTTCTCTTGTTGTATAGTCTGGAAAAGGATTTGGTGTGTTGATCCTTTTAGGTTGTTTTTGTGCAAATCTATTTTTCAATTGTATATAGTATCATAAAGATAAACCTATTTGTAAGTTCATAATTCCCTCCAAGGTTAGGTCAAAACAAGGCTATTTCTTGCCTAATCTGTATTATGCCTGGGGCTAGTTTAGAATCCTTTTATACCTAGTTCTttgttgaattctttgtttCTGGCTTTTTTGGAGAATGCTAGGTGATCCCCATGCCCTTGAACCAGTTTTTCATCAACTAGCTTTACTGATTATGGTAGCAGAGAAGCCAGATTTTTGTGTCAACACATAACCTATGTTAAATTCCTAACACTTTATAAAAGGAATTTCTTTCtcctctcttgtttttttttcttcctttttttaatgTAGGATCTCTTCCtaatcttcttttttattttgatgaattCTTTTGTTATTTGATATCTTCCTATATACTTATTACTTGATATTTTGTTACAGCCCTGGCATCATGTTATTAATTTACAATAGAACCAGCGGTCATATTCCCCTAAAGATTATATCCATTGAAGATGGCACAGTTCTCAAAGTGTTCAACCATCTACTTCATCGGAATAAGAAGGTGGACTTCATAGAGCAATTTAATGAAAAGCTTCTAGTCAAGCAAGAAAATGAGAACCTTCAGATTCTTGATGTAAGCTTCATTTTGCCTTTTTCTTTTAGTATATGTGTCTAGATCCCTTCCCTATATGTGTGAGTGTGTGTATGATTTCTTGTGCTTTTCCCCTATAATGATTTTCATGTTGGTTTTGTATGATTCCTTTTGTTCCCAGGTTCACAATTCTGAGCTGATGGAGGTAAGCAGGACGGAGTTCATGACTCCATCAGCATTTATCTTTCTATACGATAATCAATTGTTCCTTACTTTCAGAAATCGAACAGTTTCTGTTTGGAACTTCCACGGGGAGCTTGTTACTTCATTTGAGGATCACCAGTTGTGGCACCCAGACTGCAACACGAACAACATATACATAACAAGTGATCAGGATCTCATTATGTCTTACTGCAAGGCAGATTCTGATGATCAATGGATTGAAGGCACTGGTAATCATGTTTAAGCATagtttttctttgatttctgaATGGAGCAATCATAAACAGCTCTTAATTTGTAAAAGTGATCATATATGGTTATAATTTGCTTCTTGCTGCAGCTGGATCCATTAATGTCAGCAATATCTTGACCGGGAAATGTGTGGCGAAAATAATTGCAACAAGTAGCAGTGCCAAGGCAGACGAGTGCAGCAGTAGTGGTTGCAGCTGCAAGCAAAGTGATTCATGCCTAATGAGGAATTCAGTTGCGGAGGCTTTGGAGGACATCACTGCCCTCTTTTATGAGGAAGACAGAAATGAGATCTATACGGGGAACAGGCATGGTCTTGTTCATGTATGGTCAAACTAATGACAAGAGTTGGAACCTACCCATATTTGGGTTTTTTCCCTTTTGATGATGGGAAATTTCTGCAATGGATTTCTCTGAAATCCAAGCTACCTCAGCATTGTAACCTCAGTTGATGTGAAACTATTACATAGCAGCTCAAATCAGAGGGATATGTCATATATGTAAATAACTGAGAAATCCTATCTTTTGAAAGTGGATTTTCCTGTAACTAGCTAAATAATTTCTCTCAAtcatattaaacattttttttttatcttaactaTTTATCTCTTTCAATCTAGTCTCATTTCTTCATAttactaaattgaatttcaatagtttgttatctttatatatagatataatattattatgtataagatttacatataatatataacaattttcaacgcattattttattttgaaatgtaaatttaaaatatataattaactaatgtattacaaattaaatagttattatttagatattttttaaagaaaaatatttgagtaataactataattttaaaaatgttatataatttttataattttaatttaatgaagtaaataaaaaaattcatataaacaaaataatgttatcggatttgttatttgatatgtactaaataataaataaaattaaagtttatttttcttttatcatattattagaTGTTTATCCTATTCTCATATCTTATTATATTATCTTATATCTTTATCAAGAAAGAAcaagagattttattttatttttttgaaataggaaataatttaattcttaaaagatAATTCAGTGAAAGGAGAAAGTATTGCAATTGTATTACTACGTACTACTATAGATAAGTATGTTTTTGGTGAAGTGGTGAGAATGGAAAAGATAAGTATGCTTTTGGTGAAGTGGTGagaatggaaagaaggaagCATGGAGGTTTAAAGAAGGAGTAGTGACAATGACGATAACAATGACAAGCTAAAGAAGGAGTAGTGACAATGACGATAACAATGACAAGCTAAAGAAGGAGTAGTGACAATAACGATAACAAtgacaacaacatcaatttcTTCAAGATGCTTCAAAGCGGCGAGGTTTGTTCAAAGCCTCATCGTGCCTTTGCCTCTGTTACTATCTCTCACAGATTTTGCAACATGCACTTGACGCACCAATATGACACTTATGATCCCTCCAAAAAGATGATGGTCTTGGTTGTCTACCAGTCTAGTTTGGCTGCCTCTTTTCAACACATGCATGATTCTTGTTTTGTAGGTGTGAATCTCCATATCTGAGAAGCATTGCAGAAATGGACGGATTGGGGAGAGGGGCAAGCATGGGTCTTGGTCTCCCTCCTTCAACATCCTTCCTATGtatgagaagaaaaatataaattaatattgacAAAGAATATTAAGTTAATGttacttaattttcttctaGTAGTAGATTTTACCTATAGTTTTACacataaatttgataataaatattttgtgaaactttttatttatcaaataattatttattagaagttaaataattaaaaaattgtataaaaaaaaattcaactgaTATTCTTGGAttagccctggtgcagcggtcaagttgtgccttggtgacttgttggtcatgggttcgaatccggaaacagcctctttgcatatgcaagggaaaggctgcgtacaacatccctcccccataccttcgcatagcgaagagcctctgggcaatggggtacgctagtttagtttagtttattCTTGGATTCGACCCTGCTTGGATTCGTCACTGATGCAGAGGTACAATGTGATGTGCATGCATGTCCAATAAAAAGTTGACacttcattaaaatatattttataatattttaatcaaatgcTAACTTTTTAAGATATGCATATAATACCAAACATGCCCGACAgagataatttaaataaaaattatctcttttgataaaaaaagattCATTTACGGTGGTAGCAATACagaatttaataaaaagttGACATTTAATTAGGATGTtatacaataatattaaattaaactataaaatatattttaatgaagtGTTAACTGTCAACTACCTCTTTGGGTCTACTCAAGTGTTTACAAACCACAAACTTATTATACTAGTATCATGTATGGATTGCCATTGCCCACATTACCATTTGTTAATCATTGACATATATATTTGTGTAAAAACctcaacttataaaaaaatttatgtatgaAGTGCCATTGCCTATTACCCATTTGCTAATCATTGACATATTTGTGTAAAAACCtcaacttataattttttttatgtatgaagTACCTGTGCCTAATACCCATTTGTTAATCAGTGGCACATTTGTATACAAaccacaacttttttttttattattttttcatgcatGAATTGCCATTGTCCATTGCCCATTGACACATTTGTATAAAAACCATGacttttttggttttgtttttaatgtgtGGATTGCCTTTGTCCATTACCCGTTTATTAGTTATTGTCATATTTTAACCACCACCATAATTTTCTTTGGCATGAATTGCTGTTACTCTTCCCATTAGTTAGTCATTGTTGTATTTTACAGAAACCATGAGATTGAGTGTTTAGTGTGTGAGTTCCTTGCAGAAACCAATGAGAGGATTTGCTTCTGAACAACAACTAACTTATTACAGTATTCGTTAATGCTTCTGAGAAATTCAACTCTTTCAAATGCAGATCCACAAACATTGAGTGAGTGCATTCTGTGTCTATCCATTCAAATCCTCCTCTTTGATCgatatttaaaacttattttgctTACATGATCTTTCATTTATGGAGGGGCAAGCCAGATGCCGGGTTTCCTCTTTTCCAGTCTGAATGTTTAAATGGCCTGGATATGTAGAGTTTGATAATCTCAACGGAAAGGTCCTAACTTACTCAGCAGAAGATAGGTACCTTCCTCATTCTCTTATCTTTCTATTTCACTTCTGCTGTTAATCTGCTATTTAAGTGTTTGCTATGCTCATTGGTTGTTTTATCTAACACACTTTCATCCAATGCTCAGTATTTACAAGGTCTTTGATCTTAAAGACTATACCCTGCTATACTCGATTTCAGATAAACATGTTCAAGACATCAAGATCAGGTAGTTTCTCTTTTCTTGGGCAGTGTTTATCCTTCATAGTTTCAGTTTCTGCAAAAATCCTGGTTAGTAAATAAATTCTGTCAAGTTATGGGCATGATCATCTTGTGGGAACTTTGATCTTATTTGAACTTATTGTTCACTTGTCAAAAATATTCGGGTCCTTATTTTATGACTAATGGTTAGGGTGGTCATAATTTTGCAATAAGATTTACAAATTCACTTCATTTATTGAATGCTTCGGTCATTTTGGTTTCTGGTCTGTTTCCTTAACTCTTAGATACATTTTGCATCACACCACCCATACATGTTTATTACCCGA
This window harbors:
- the LOC100803589 gene encoding uncharacterized protein isoform X3 is translated as MEGRRRGGYSGRRIVASRRGSGKSNANNNNNNNNKNNNNINVIKKLQSREIWSKPHRAFASVTASHRFRSMCLTHQYDTHDPSKTPSSLWPFLMKRTKVVEIVAAKNVVFALYHSGLCAAFSRETDERICFLNVCPDEIIRSLFYNKNNDSLITVSVYASENFSSLKCRSTKIEYLRRGKPDAGFPLFQSESLKWPGFVEFDDVNGKVLTYSAQDCIYKVFDLKNYTMLYSILDRNVQEIKISPGIMLLIYNRTSGHIPLKIISIEDGTVLKVFNHLLHRNKKVDFIEQFNEKLLVKQENENLQILDVHNSELMEKSNSFCLELPRGACYFI
- the LOC100803589 gene encoding uncharacterized protein isoform X4, with product MEGRRRGGYSGRRIVASRRGSGKSNANNNNNNNNKNNNNINVIKKLQSREIWSKPHRAFASVTASHRFRSMCLTHQYDTHDPSKTPSSLWPFLMKRTKVVEIVAAKNVVFALYHSGLCAAFSRETDERICFLNVCPDEIIRSLFYNKNNDSLITVSVYASENFSSLKCRSTKIEYLRRGKPDAGFPLFQSESLKWPGFVEFDDVNGKVLTYSAQDCIYKVFDLKNYTMLYSILDRNVQEIKISPGIMLLIYNRTSGHIPLKIISIEDGTVLKVFNHLLHRNKKVDFIEQFNEKLLVKQENENLQILDKSNSFCLELPRGACYFI
- the LOC100803589 gene encoding uncharacterized protein isoform X2, whose amino-acid sequence is MEGRRRGGYSGRRIVASRRGSGKSNANNNNNNNNKNNNNINVIKKLQSREIWSKPHRAFASVTASHRFRSMCLTHQYDTHDPSKTPSSLWPFLMKRTKVVEIVAAKNVVFALYHSGLCAAFSRETDERICFLNVCPDEIIRSLFYNKNNDSLITVSVYASENFSSLKCRYLRRGKPDAGFPLFQSESLKWPGFVEFDDVNGKVLTYSAQDCIYKVFDLKNYTMLYSILDRNVQEIKISPGIMLLIYNRTSGHIPLKIISIEDGTVLKVFNHLLHRNKKVDFIEQFNEKLLVKQENENLQILDVHNSELMEVSRTEFMTPSAFIFLYDNQLFLTFRNRTVSVWNFHGELVTSFEDHQLWHPDCNTNNIYITSDQDLIMSYCKADSDDQWIEGTAGSINVSNILTGKCVAKIIATSSSAKADECSSSGCSCKQSDSCLMRNSVAEALEDITALFYEEDRNEIYTGNRHGLVHVWSN
- the LOC100803589 gene encoding uncharacterized protein isoform X1 — its product is MEGRRRGGYSGRRIVASRRGSGKSNANNNNNNNNKNNNNINVIKKLQSREIWSKPHRAFASVTASHRFRSMCLTHQYDTHDPSKTPSSLWPFLMKRTKVVEIVAAKNVVFALYHSGLCAAFSRETDERICFLNVCPDEIIRSLFYNKNNDSLITVSVYASENFSSLKCRSTKIEYLRRGKPDAGFPLFQSESLKWPGFVEFDDVNGKVLTYSAQDCIYKVFDLKNYTMLYSILDRNVQEIKISPGIMLLIYNRTSGHIPLKIISIEDGTVLKVFNHLLHRNKKVDFIEQFNEKLLVKQENENLQILDVHNSELMEVSRTEFMTPSAFIFLYDNQLFLTFRNRTVSVWNFHGELVTSFEDHQLWHPDCNTNNIYITSDQDLIMSYCKADSDDQWIEGTAGSINVSNILTGKCVAKIIATSSSAKADECSSSGCSCKQSDSCLMRNSVAEALEDITALFYEEDRNEIYTGNRHGLVHVWSN